A portion of the Adhaeribacter radiodurans genome contains these proteins:
- a CDS encoding MBL fold metallo-hydrolase, with product MMLTFLGTGTSQGVPVIGCECEVCQSVDYRDKRLRTSAHLQIGGKSIIIDSGPDFRQQVLRERIKTLDALVFTHEHKDHTSGLDDIRAYNFLQQRNMPLYGEPRVLDQIKAEFAYIFSGANYPGIPRVLLYPISEETFKVEGVLFQPIRIYHYKLPILGFRVGNLTYITDANFISEESKELIKGSEIVVLNALRHEPHISHFSLNEAIELLQELQPKKAYLTHISHLLGLHREVEAELPDFIRLAYDGLKVEFS from the coding sequence TTGATGTTAACTTTTTTAGGTACCGGCACGTCGCAGGGCGTACCCGTTATTGGTTGTGAGTGCGAAGTCTGCCAATCCGTAGATTATCGCGACAAACGTTTACGTACTTCTGCCCACCTGCAAATTGGGGGTAAAAGTATTATTATTGATTCAGGTCCGGATTTTCGTCAGCAGGTGTTACGGGAAAGAATTAAAACGTTGGATGCCCTTGTTTTTACCCACGAACATAAAGATCACACCTCAGGCCTAGACGACATCCGGGCCTATAATTTTTTACAGCAGCGCAACATGCCTCTTTACGGCGAACCGCGCGTACTCGATCAAATTAAAGCCGAATTTGCTTATATCTTCTCCGGAGCTAACTACCCTGGTATTCCGCGCGTACTCCTCTACCCTATTTCAGAAGAAACTTTTAAAGTGGAAGGAGTGCTTTTTCAACCCATTCGCATTTATCACTATAAGTTACCCATTTTAGGTTTTCGCGTTGGTAATTTAACTTACATTACCGATGCTAATTTTATTTCGGAAGAATCAAAGGAACTTATAAAAGGGTCAGAAATAGTTGTGCTGAACGCGTTGCGCCACGAACCGCATATTTCTCATTTTTCTTTAAACGAAGCCATTGAGCTACTGCAAGAATTACAACCTAAAAAAGCTTATTTAACGCATATCAGCCACTTGCTTGGTCTTCACCGCGAAGTGGAGGCCGAGTTACCTGATTTTATCCGGTTGGCCTACGATGGCTTAAAAGTAGAATTTAGTTAA
- a CDS encoding NFACT RNA binding domain-containing protein, producing the protein MHNNYYFLRQLTQALRVPLIGSVIDSCFSQEKDELIITFRKSDSGGSFFLKAMLTAQFSTLYFPESFNRAKSNSVNLFPEVIGEEVREIVQHKNERSFYLVLSNQKALLFKLFGNRSNIVYFEQNQAKALFHKKFPKDLELNLQQLHRQLQPTKAEYLLNLPAPEKVYPTFGDLPGIYLKTKGYESALPEKKWDLIQTVRHELENPAAFYVIKVNNQTRLSLLPVGEIKKEFTSPITALKEFVQTYLADSGYERNYRLAHQNLTRKFQAASQTLQQIKLRLKALETEASYAQTADVIMANLTVIPPRAESIVLFDFYLEKERLFKLKANESPQKFAERLYKKSKNQQIEVTQLKERLQEKEEELLQLEIALQELATISDYRTLKAFVKEHVESLASQPTVIEKPFRVFQTNGFQILVGKSAQNNDVLTQQFTFKEDLWLHAKDVSGSHVVIKYQAGKTFPEPVIYKAAQLAAYYSKRKTDSLCPVLYTPKKYVRKPKGAAPGQVVVEREKVILVKPENPFEKYPGS; encoded by the coding sequence GTGCACAACAATTATTACTTTCTGCGCCAACTCACGCAAGCCTTAAGAGTTCCTTTAATAGGTTCAGTTATTGATTCTTGCTTTAGCCAGGAGAAAGACGAGCTCATTATTACATTCCGTAAGTCTGATTCAGGTGGTAGCTTTTTTTTGAAGGCGATGCTCACCGCTCAGTTTTCGACGCTCTATTTTCCGGAGAGTTTTAACCGGGCCAAATCTAATTCAGTTAATCTTTTCCCGGAAGTAATTGGGGAAGAAGTGCGGGAGATTGTTCAACACAAGAATGAAAGAAGTTTTTACCTGGTTTTAAGTAATCAAAAAGCCTTATTATTTAAATTATTCGGTAACCGATCTAATATCGTTTATTTCGAGCAAAATCAAGCCAAAGCTTTATTTCATAAAAAATTCCCCAAAGATCTTGAATTAAATTTACAGCAGTTACACCGCCAATTACAGCCCACCAAAGCTGAATATTTACTAAATCTGCCTGCACCAGAAAAAGTATATCCTACCTTTGGAGATTTACCCGGTATTTACTTAAAAACAAAAGGTTACGAAAGTGCTTTGCCGGAGAAAAAATGGGATTTAATACAAACGGTTAGACATGAACTGGAAAACCCGGCAGCTTTTTACGTAATAAAAGTAAATAATCAAACTCGTTTATCGCTTTTACCGGTGGGCGAAATAAAAAAAGAATTTACCTCGCCCATAACCGCGTTAAAAGAATTTGTACAGACGTACCTGGCCGACTCTGGTTATGAAAGAAATTACCGGCTGGCTCATCAAAATCTTACCCGAAAATTTCAGGCTGCTTCCCAAACGCTGCAGCAAATTAAACTTCGGTTAAAAGCCCTGGAAACCGAAGCATCGTACGCGCAAACGGCCGATGTAATTATGGCCAATTTAACCGTTATTCCGCCACGAGCTGAATCGATAGTTTTATTTGATTTCTATCTGGAAAAAGAAAGGTTATTTAAATTAAAAGCAAATGAAAGTCCGCAAAAATTTGCCGAGCGACTTTATAAAAAAAGTAAAAACCAGCAAATTGAGGTAACTCAGCTAAAAGAACGCCTCCAGGAGAAAGAAGAAGAGTTATTACAATTAGAAATTGCTTTGCAGGAACTAGCTACTATTTCCGATTACAGAACCTTGAAAGCATTTGTAAAAGAACACGTAGAATCTTTAGCTAGTCAACCAACTGTTATCGAAAAACCATTTCGAGTGTTTCAAACCAATGGTTTTCAAATTCTGGTAGGTAAAAGCGCCCAGAATAACGATGTGCTTACCCAGCAATTTACTTTTAAAGAAGATTTATGGCTCCATGCCAAAGATGTAAGCGGTTCGCATGTGGTCATAAAATACCAGGCAGGCAAAACTTTTCCGGAGCCGGTAATTTATAAAGCGGCTCAACTGGCTGCTTACTATTCTAAGCGCAAAACCGATTCGTTGTGCCCGGTATTGTATACGCCCAAAAAATATGTACGAAAACCCAAAGGCGCTGCCCCCGGCCAGGTAGTAGTAGAACGGGAAAAAGTAATATTAGTAAAACCCGAAAACCCGTTTGAGAAATATCCGGGTTCGTAA
- a CDS encoding response regulator: MAESKTILIAEDSSVILNLTKKILELQNYKILTAKNGTEVLNQVQNQKIDAILMDLNIPKKNGMECTKEIRSSDNKQIAEIPIIAVTGNANNYTMEQFKEAGINAYLPKPLDFDMLVQTVKQYVV; the protein is encoded by the coding sequence ATGGCAGAGAGTAAAACAATTTTAATTGCGGAAGATAGTTCTGTAATTCTAAATCTAACGAAGAAGATTCTGGAACTTCAAAATTATAAAATATTAACCGCCAAAAATGGCACTGAAGTTTTAAATCAAGTTCAGAATCAGAAAATTGACGCTATCCTGATGGATTTGAATATCCCGAAGAAAAACGGCATGGAGTGCACCAAAGAAATCCGGAGCAGCGATAACAAACAAATTGCCGAAATTCCCATTATTGCCGTAACGGGTAATGCTAACAATTATACTATGGAGCAGTTTAAAGAAGCGGGTATTAATGCCTACTTACCAAAGCCGCTCGATTTTGATATGCTGGTACAAACTGTTAAACAATACGTGGTTTAA
- a CDS encoding S1C family serine protease, whose amino-acid sequence MTERETFVLIERYLAGELTRTEEFDFDQYRKNDPVFAERYRDYQEFYGAMQVYKTRTNLKNKLETIHAAEFTPAETSQLTASQPTPSTWRVFWKEHYATMAVAASVAIITVFGSLLSIDAWRSVKKQQNARYSELRREVDQIKRSQKALIQDFSTIPPVRNSKADVRPASFSGTGFLLNADGYFVTSYHVIKDADSVYIENKKGLRYKVKEVYKDKLHDLAILKIADSNFTSLGYLPYAFKSSSADLGEKVYTLGFPREDMVYGEGSLSSRSGFEGDTTAYQISIPVNPGNSGGPLIDSQGNLIGVISGKQIGQEGTAFAIKSAYLKELIQKMRKDTVTEPVYLSSRNNLAGLARTQQIKKLQDYVFMVKIYN is encoded by the coding sequence ATGACAGAAAGAGAAACTTTTGTTTTAATTGAACGTTACCTGGCCGGAGAACTTACCCGGACAGAGGAGTTCGATTTTGATCAATACCGCAAAAACGATCCGGTTTTTGCTGAACGTTACCGCGATTATCAGGAATTTTATGGGGCCATGCAGGTATACAAAACCCGTACGAACCTGAAAAACAAACTGGAAACTATTCATGCGGCCGAATTTACCCCGGCAGAAACGTCACAGCTTACTGCATCGCAACCAACGCCGTCTACGTGGCGGGTATTCTGGAAAGAGCATTATGCAACCATGGCGGTAGCTGCATCGGTGGCCATTATTACCGTGTTTGGCAGTTTGCTAAGCATAGACGCCTGGCGCTCGGTTAAAAAACAACAAAATGCCCGTTACTCAGAATTACGCCGCGAGGTAGATCAAATTAAACGCAGCCAAAAAGCGCTTATTCAGGATTTTTCTACTATCCCGCCGGTTCGGAATTCAAAGGCCGATGTACGACCAGCTTCTTTTAGTGGTACTGGTTTTCTGTTAAACGCCGATGGTTATTTTGTTACCAGTTACCACGTAATTAAAGACGCCGATTCGGTTTACATTGAAAACAAAAAAGGGCTGCGGTATAAAGTAAAAGAAGTTTATAAAGATAAACTGCACGATTTAGCTATTTTAAAAATTGCCGATTCTAATTTTACTTCTTTGGGTTATTTACCTTATGCGTTTAAATCTAGTTCGGCAGATTTAGGCGAAAAAGTGTATACCTTGGGATTTCCGCGCGAAGATATGGTATACGGCGAAGGTTCTTTAAGCTCCCGCAGCGGTTTTGAAGGCGATACTACCGCCTATCAGATTTCTATTCCGGTAAACCCAGGTAATAGCGGAGGTCCATTAATCGATAGCCAAGGCAATTTAATTGGAGTAATTAGCGGTAAGCAAATAGGGCAAGAGGGTACTGCATTTGCCATTAAATCGGCTTATTTGAAAGAGCTAATTCAGAAAATGCGGAAAGATACGGTAACGGAACCAGTTTACTTATCCAGCAGAAACAACTTAGCCGGTTTAGCCCGTACGCAACAAATTAAGAAATTACAGGATTACGTGTTTATGGTTAAAATTTATAATTAA
- a CDS encoding RNA polymerase sigma factor produces MHKALYFSDEAIIHGIVNDDEEALAYLYRIYFPMILHFIQNNNGTDDEAKDIYQESIIVFYEKIKAGTLELNCQIKTYLYSVCRRLWLKRLAEKSKYTGSVNDSDVYLNLVSEAPVLEENDQKFTTMAQALEQLGEPCRTLLEDYYFQDLSMQLITEKFGYTNADNAKNQKYKCLMRLKKLFFSLYKMQV; encoded by the coding sequence ATGCACAAAGCACTTTATTTTTCGGATGAAGCCATAATTCACGGAATAGTAAATGACGACGAGGAAGCCCTGGCTTACCTGTACCGGATTTACTTTCCTATGATTTTACACTTCATTCAGAATAACAACGGCACCGACGACGAAGCAAAAGATATTTACCAGGAAAGCATAATTGTTTTCTACGAAAAGATTAAAGCGGGCACTCTGGAACTTAACTGCCAGATTAAAACGTACTTGTATTCAGTTTGTCGGCGGCTCTGGCTTAAAAGGCTGGCCGAAAAAAGTAAATACACCGGCTCTGTTAATGATTCGGATGTTTATTTGAATTTAGTAAGCGAAGCTCCTGTTTTAGAGGAAAACGATCAGAAGTTTACAACCATGGCGCAGGCTTTAGAACAGTTAGGTGAGCCATGCCGAACGTTACTCGAAGATTATTATTTTCAGGATTTATCGATGCAGCTTATAACCGAAAAATTTGGTTACACCAACGCCGATAATGCCAAGAATCAGAAATACAAGTGCCTTATGCGCCTGAAAAAACTATTTTTTAGTTTGTATAAAATGCAGGTTTAA